The following coding sequences lie in one Alloacidobacterium dinghuense genomic window:
- the gyrB gene encoding DNA topoisomerase (ATP-hydrolyzing) subunit B encodes MSTKELSVSTVSPDELELASVKQNGQKKMNGQDGAYTSDNIKVLEGLEAVRLRPAMYIGSTGEMGLHHLVYEVVDNSVDEALAGYAKKIEVVIHVDNSITVIDDGRGIPVDEKTLDNGEKMPAVQVVLTKLHAGGKFDSSTYKVSGGLHGVGVSCVNALSEEFDVEIWRDNHTYEQDYERGHPVSKLRQTGTSKKRGTKVHFLPDKTIFTVTEYNYDTLAQRLRELAFLNKGLEITLTDERTTDPKTGEAKRAEFRYAGGIAEFIKHINRGKQILHDKPIVMEAERDGVDMEIALQYNDGYSDTVFTFANNINTVDGGSHLSGFKTALTRTINAIGQQMGLFKDVKENLSGDDVREGLVAVISVKLPQPQFEGQTKGKLNSDIAGTVQALVNEKLGMFLEQNPPVARKIINKAIDAARAREAARKARDLTRRKGALDGGGLPGKLADCSERQPERCELYLVEGESAGGTAKQGRDRRFQAILPLKGKILNVEKARYDKMLGHEEIRAMITALGTGIGKEDFDPAKLRYGKIILMTDADVDGSHIRTLLLTFFFRHMQELIKRNHVYIAQPPLYRIKKGKFEQYIKDDREFVKVMVKRASDGMIVRHGENATKLEGPALTKFMGQLNEYLGFFDKVNKRLRNDEVTGLFAKLFAHEGKEPAKRTDFEGDASTVPAKLTEFYNELKKIEKNYQFKGLDKPVHDEEHQTWSLIFHDAQGAERKIDWTFASAPETRQMLAKYSQIKDLLEPPFLIEYASKAATAAEPDPEETEGETTGEIEAGKPAPKRIGRASHEPVEKQTPHELFEYVIEQGRREYQVQRYKGLGEMTAAQLWETTMDPEHRTLLTVKLEDIAETETIFTTLMGEDVEARRKFIEDNALDVKNLDI; translated from the coding sequence ATGTCCACCAAAGAGCTTTCCGTTTCAACAGTTTCCCCCGACGAACTTGAACTTGCTTCCGTAAAACAGAATGGCCAGAAGAAGATGAACGGTCAGGACGGCGCTTATACAAGCGACAATATCAAGGTGCTTGAGGGCCTTGAGGCGGTGCGCCTGCGTCCGGCAATGTATATCGGCTCGACGGGTGAGATGGGACTGCACCACCTGGTCTATGAGGTGGTCGATAACTCGGTTGATGAAGCCCTGGCTGGGTATGCGAAGAAGATCGAGGTAGTGATTCACGTTGATAACTCAATAACGGTCATTGATGATGGCCGTGGCATTCCTGTAGATGAAAAGACTCTCGACAACGGCGAGAAGATGCCTGCCGTGCAAGTTGTTCTAACCAAGCTGCACGCGGGTGGTAAGTTCGATTCCTCGACCTACAAAGTATCGGGTGGTCTGCATGGTGTGGGCGTATCGTGCGTCAACGCGCTGAGCGAAGAGTTCGATGTAGAGATCTGGCGCGACAATCACACATATGAGCAGGATTACGAGCGCGGTCATCCGGTCTCAAAGCTGCGACAGACGGGGACATCAAAGAAGCGCGGGACCAAAGTTCACTTTCTGCCCGACAAGACGATTTTTACCGTCACGGAATACAACTACGACACGCTGGCGCAGCGTCTGCGCGAACTCGCCTTCTTGAACAAGGGCCTTGAGATCACGCTTACCGACGAGCGCACTACCGATCCGAAAACGGGAGAGGCCAAGCGCGCGGAGTTTCGATATGCCGGCGGCATTGCCGAGTTCATCAAGCACATCAACCGGGGCAAGCAGATTCTGCATGACAAGCCGATTGTGATGGAAGCCGAGCGCGACGGCGTCGACATGGAAATTGCGCTCCAGTACAACGACGGCTACTCAGACACGGTCTTTACCTTTGCGAACAACATCAACACGGTCGACGGCGGCTCGCATCTCTCCGGCTTCAAGACGGCGCTGACGCGCACGATCAATGCGATCGGTCAGCAGATGGGCCTCTTCAAGGACGTAAAGGAAAACCTCTCCGGCGACGACGTGCGCGAGGGACTGGTTGCCGTCATCAGCGTGAAGCTGCCGCAGCCGCAATTTGAAGGCCAGACCAAGGGTAAGCTCAATTCAGACATTGCCGGAACCGTCCAGGCGCTCGTCAACGAAAAGCTTGGCATGTTTCTCGAACAGAATCCGCCGGTCGCTCGCAAGATCATCAACAAGGCAATCGATGCGGCCCGCGCACGTGAAGCTGCGCGAAAGGCACGCGATCTGACGCGGCGCAAGGGCGCGCTCGACGGTGGTGGACTGCCGGGCAAACTCGCCGATTGCAGTGAGCGCCAGCCGGAACGCTGTGAGCTTTATCTGGTCGAGGGCGAATCAGCAGGGGGAACAGCCAAGCAGGGGCGCGACCGCCGCTTCCAGGCGATTCTGCCGCTCAAGGGCAAGATTCTCAACGTTGAGAAGGCCCGCTACGACAAAATGCTGGGGCACGAAGAAATCCGCGCCATGATCACGGCGCTGGGCACTGGCATTGGCAAGGAAGACTTCGATCCAGCGAAGCTGCGTTACGGCAAGATCATTCTGATGACCGACGCGGACGTCGACGGTTCGCACATTCGCACGCTGCTGCTGACCTTCTTCTTCCGCCACATGCAGGAGCTGATCAAGCGCAATCACGTGTACATCGCTCAGCCACCTCTCTATCGCATCAAGAAGGGCAAGTTTGAGCAGTACATCAAGGATGACCGCGAGTTCGTGAAGGTGATGGTCAAGCGCGCGTCCGATGGCATGATTGTTCGTCATGGCGAGAATGCTACGAAGCTTGAGGGCCCTGCGCTCACCAAGTTCATGGGGCAGCTGAACGAGTATCTCGGCTTCTTCGACAAGGTGAACAAGCGCCTGCGCAATGACGAAGTTACCGGCTTGTTCGCGAAGCTTTTTGCGCATGAAGGCAAGGAGCCAGCGAAGCGCACTGACTTCGAGGGCGACGCATCAACCGTCCCAGCCAAACTCACGGAGTTCTACAACGAACTCAAGAAGATCGAGAAAAACTATCAGTTCAAGGGTCTGGATAAGCCGGTGCACGACGAAGAGCATCAGACCTGGTCGCTCATTTTCCACGACGCGCAAGGCGCGGAACGGAAGATTGACTGGACCTTTGCATCGGCGCCCGAGACGCGGCAGATGCTTGCGAAATATTCACAAATCAAGGACCTGCTTGAACCGCCGTTCCTGATCGAATATGCGTCGAAGGCCGCGACTGCCGCTGAGCCGGATCCCGAAGAAACCGAAGGCGAGACCACGGGCGAGATCGAAGCCGGCAAGCCGGCGCCAAAGCGCATTGGCCGCGCCTCGCATGAACCGGTCGAAAAGCAGACGCCACACGAGCTATTCGAATACGTCATCGAACAGGGTCGGCGCGAATACCAGGTGCAGCGTTACAAAGGTCTTGGCGAAATGACAGCAGCGCAGCTGTGGGAGACAACCATGGATCCCGAGCACCGCACGCTGCTTACCGTCAAGCTTGAGGACATTGCCGAGACGGAAACGATTTTCACTACGTTGATGGGTGAAGACGTTGAGGCTCGCCGCAAGTTCATCGAAGACAATGCGCTGGATGTAAAGAACCTGGATATTTGA
- a CDS encoding glycoside hydrolase family 32 protein produces the protein MTGEISRRGFVQGCAGVAVASLLRGNALAAVDLAHDSNRPQFHLLPAANWMNDPNGPIFWKGKYHMFFQYNPHAAMWGDMHWAHSMSPDMVHWQHLPMALAPTKGGPDEEGCFSGSAVVLNGVPTFLYTGVKSVSANEATLSDGHHNFRETQCLATSSDADLRTWQKLPQPVLPSPPAGMKITGFRDPCLWQEDDAWYMGIGSGIRNQGGCVLLYRSADLRRWEYLHPLVSGEWNGKAAGDPVDSGEMWECPDFFRLGQKHVLLYSTERKVFWMAGEYDAMEHRFTSQQKGVLDYGPRAYYAPKTMLDKNGNRILWGWIPETRPEAEYSRAGWAGMMSLPRVLTLDANGQLEMKVLPRVQDLRSGDPVQPQSGEDRTVWPLLDLSAEAELWVQPLRGPVHLTIGTEATPAVHFHLDATHGTLTYNAQTVGTVLPQGQMRVSLYLDGSVLELFVNDKLAHTSRLYDLDREHTMLTITDPGSAVSDAFLWRIQPISSNRLTT, from the coding sequence ATGACGGGTGAGATTTCACGGCGAGGATTTGTTCAGGGATGTGCGGGAGTAGCCGTCGCGTCCCTTCTGCGGGGAAATGCATTGGCTGCTGTCGATCTTGCGCACGATTCCAATCGTCCGCAATTTCATCTGCTGCCTGCGGCCAACTGGATGAACGATCCAAACGGACCGATCTTCTGGAAGGGCAAGTATCACATGTTCTTCCAGTACAACCCGCACGCCGCCATGTGGGGAGACATGCACTGGGCGCACTCGATGAGCCCGGACATGGTTCACTGGCAGCATCTGCCGATGGCGTTGGCTCCGACCAAGGGAGGGCCGGATGAGGAGGGTTGTTTCAGCGGAAGCGCTGTCGTCCTCAACGGTGTGCCCACTTTTCTCTACACGGGAGTCAAGAGTGTCAGCGCAAACGAGGCTACGCTAAGCGATGGACATCACAATTTCCGCGAGACGCAGTGCCTGGCGACTTCAAGCGATGCGGACCTGAGGACATGGCAGAAGCTACCACAACCGGTTTTGCCTTCGCCCCCGGCGGGGATGAAGATCACAGGCTTTCGTGACCCTTGTCTTTGGCAGGAAGATGATGCCTGGTACATGGGCATCGGCTCCGGTATTCGTAACCAGGGTGGTTGCGTATTGCTTTACCGATCGGCTGATTTGCGGCGGTGGGAATATCTGCATCCGCTGGTGAGCGGTGAATGGAACGGCAAGGCGGCCGGCGATCCAGTAGACAGCGGAGAGATGTGGGAGTGCCCGGATTTCTTTCGACTGGGTCAAAAGCATGTGCTGCTCTATTCGACCGAGCGCAAGGTCTTTTGGATGGCGGGCGAGTATGACGCGATGGAGCATCGCTTTACTTCGCAACAAAAAGGTGTACTCGATTACGGCCCGCGTGCCTACTACGCTCCGAAGACCATGCTGGATAAGAATGGAAACCGCATTCTGTGGGGCTGGATTCCGGAGACGCGGCCAGAAGCGGAGTATTCGCGCGCGGGCTGGGCGGGGATGATGTCTCTGCCTCGCGTCCTGACGCTTGATGCAAATGGTCAGCTGGAGATGAAGGTGCTGCCCCGCGTTCAGGATTTGCGCAGCGGCGACCCTGTGCAGCCTCAGAGCGGCGAGGATCGCACCGTGTGGCCACTGCTGGACCTGAGCGCCGAAGCGGAGTTGTGGGTGCAGCCGTTGCGTGGGCCCGTTCATTTGACGATCGGAACCGAGGCCACGCCAGCGGTTCATTTCCATCTCGACGCGACGCATGGCACGCTTACATACAACGCGCAGACGGTTGGAACAGTTCTGCCTCAGGGACAGATGCGGGTGTCCCTGTATCTGGACGGCTCAGTTCTCGAACTCTTTGTGAATGACAAGCTTGCTCACACGAGCCGTCTCTACGATCTTGACCGCGAACACACGATGCTGACGATCACCGATCCCGGCAGCGCCGTCTCCGATGCATTTCTGTGGCGAATACAGCCTATCTCATCCAATCGGCTGACAACTTGA
- a CDS encoding amidase: MASTLFPGALYTLAAQEKTGSDEKTKITPEMIHAAAALAGVTITAEQKQMMLDGLNQQHEAYDAIRKLHLPNSVPPAYIFDPLPPGAKVNAERHEPRYSTAPAMGTLPANLEELAFASVVDLGDLVRRKKVSSTNLTEMYIARIKRYDPTLHFVVTITEERALAKAKEADAEIAAGKYRGPLHGLPWGAKDLLAVKGYPTTWGAGGFEKQSFDEDATVVKRLDAAGAVLIAKTTLGALALGDKWFGGRTRNPWNPKQGSSGSSAGSASATAAGCVAFAIGSETLGSISSPSTRCGTTGLRPTFGFVPRTGAMALSWTMDKLGPICRAVEDCAIVMQAIYGPDGEDLSTRDAAFNWNAELHWKSLRVGYLHKEFAPEKEQPHEEKQTASLTEQEKKKAEHRRQAAAAARARRDYDRKYDLAALDKLRSMGVNLVPLELPDLPYGAMTPLLEAEAAAAFDNLTMTGRDKLLTEQSEDDWPNIFRTARFYPAVEYVQANRARSLAIREVSRLFENVDVIVTSTNSEQLVATNLTGHPAVILPNGIRGDDAPVPPKVDTGEDDSIGGPGTPVSITFLSGHYDDAKLCSFAKAYQDATGFEKEHPKL, encoded by the coding sequence TTGGCATCTACGCTTTTCCCCGGCGCTTTATACACGCTGGCCGCACAGGAGAAGACCGGTTCGGATGAGAAGACGAAGATCACGCCGGAGATGATCCATGCGGCTGCGGCGCTTGCTGGCGTGACGATCACCGCCGAGCAGAAGCAGATGATGCTCGACGGATTGAACCAGCAGCACGAAGCCTACGATGCGATTCGCAAACTGCATCTGCCGAACAGCGTGCCTCCGGCTTACATCTTCGATCCGTTGCCGCCAGGTGCAAAAGTCAACGCAGAAAGACACGAGCCGCGCTACAGCACGGCGCCCGCAATGGGCACATTGCCTGCCAATCTGGAAGAGCTTGCCTTTGCGTCAGTTGTAGATCTCGGCGACCTGGTGCGGAGGAAAAAGGTATCGTCGACGAACCTGACGGAAATGTATATTGCGCGAATCAAACGCTACGATCCGACGCTGCATTTCGTCGTCACGATCACGGAAGAGCGGGCGCTGGCGAAGGCGAAAGAGGCGGATGCAGAAATTGCGGCGGGGAAATATCGTGGACCATTGCATGGGCTGCCGTGGGGTGCCAAGGATCTGCTTGCGGTGAAAGGCTATCCCACGACATGGGGCGCAGGTGGATTTGAGAAGCAGAGTTTCGATGAGGATGCGACGGTCGTCAAGCGACTGGATGCCGCAGGCGCAGTCCTGATTGCGAAGACGACGCTTGGCGCGCTGGCTCTGGGCGACAAGTGGTTTGGAGGGCGCACGCGCAATCCGTGGAATCCGAAACAGGGATCGAGCGGTTCGTCGGCGGGATCGGCATCGGCAACGGCGGCCGGGTGCGTCGCGTTCGCCATTGGCTCAGAAACGCTGGGATCGATCTCCTCGCCGTCGACACGCTGCGGCACGACGGGGTTGCGGCCCACGTTCGGGTTTGTTCCGCGCACGGGCGCAATGGCGTTGAGTTGGACGATGGACAAGCTCGGTCCGATTTGCCGCGCTGTGGAGGACTGCGCGATTGTGATGCAGGCGATCTACGGCCCGGATGGCGAAGATCTGTCCACACGCGATGCAGCGTTCAACTGGAACGCGGAGCTGCATTGGAAGTCGCTACGCGTCGGGTATCTCCACAAGGAATTTGCGCCGGAAAAGGAGCAGCCGCACGAAGAGAAGCAAACAGCTTCCCTGACCGAGCAGGAAAAGAAGAAGGCGGAACATCGCCGGCAAGCTGCTGCTGCGGCCCGGGCGCGACGCGACTACGACCGCAAGTATGATCTTGCTGCGCTGGACAAGCTGCGCAGCATGGGCGTGAATTTGGTTCCGCTAGAGTTGCCCGATCTTCCTTACGGTGCGATGACTCCCTTATTGGAAGCGGAGGCCGCTGCCGCTTTCGATAATCTGACGATGACGGGGCGCGACAAACTACTGACTGAGCAGAGCGAAGACGACTGGCCGAATATTTTTCGTACCGCCCGCTTTTATCCTGCAGTGGAGTACGTCCAGGCCAACCGCGCGCGCTCGCTGGCGATTCGCGAGGTGTCGAGGCTATTCGAGAATGTGGACGTAATTGTTACTTCGACGAACAGTGAGCAGTTGGTAGCTACGAATCTTACCGGGCATCCTGCAGTCATTCTGCCGAATGGCATTCGCGGAGATGACGCGCCGGTGCCGCCGAAGGTAGACACGGGAGAAGACGATTCGATTGGCGGACCGGGAACTCCTGTGAGCATTACGTTTCTCAGCGGCCACTACGACGATGCAAAACTGTGTTCTTTTGCGAAGGCATATCAGGATGCGACGGGATTTGAGAAAGAGCACCCCAAGCTTTAA
- a CDS encoding ATP-binding cassette domain-containing protein, whose product MPLVEVEHLSKSYSRHSGLRAEHALVVDDVSFDIHRGETLGLVGESGSGKSTIARMVLGLIESTSGSVTFDGQRVNGAPQSRLRAMRRRVQPVFQDPFAALNPRMRVAEIIAEPLVIHGASPRKELRPRCVELLRAVGLDESVLARYPHEFSGGQRQRINIARALALPPELLVLDEPVSALDVSVGAQIVNLLRDLQREFQLTYLFISHSMPLVRYLSTNIAVLRRGRLVEFGTRDAICDAPQQDYTKALIQATPELRMA is encoded by the coding sequence ATGCCTCTTGTTGAAGTTGAGCATCTCTCGAAGAGCTATTCACGACACAGTGGTTTGCGCGCCGAACATGCGCTTGTGGTGGATGACGTTTCGTTCGACATTCATCGCGGAGAGACGCTGGGGCTGGTCGGTGAATCAGGTTCCGGCAAGAGCACGATAGCTCGCATGGTACTTGGCCTGATTGAGTCAACTTCGGGCAGTGTGACCTTCGACGGACAGCGGGTAAACGGCGCTCCACAAAGCAGGTTGCGCGCGATGCGGCGGCGTGTTCAGCCTGTCTTTCAGGACCCGTTTGCAGCGCTGAATCCGCGGATGCGTGTAGCCGAGATCATTGCTGAGCCACTGGTGATTCATGGCGCATCACCTCGGAAAGAACTTCGACCAAGATGCGTGGAGTTGTTGCGGGCCGTGGGGTTGGATGAATCGGTACTCGCTCGATATCCGCATGAGTTTTCCGGAGGGCAGCGTCAGAGGATCAATATTGCTCGAGCGCTTGCGCTGCCGCCCGAGTTGCTCGTGCTCGATGAGCCGGTTTCGGCGCTGGATGTGAGTGTCGGCGCGCAGATTGTGAATCTGCTGCGCGATCTGCAGCGGGAGTTTCAGCTTACATATCTCTTCATCTCGCATTCGATGCCGCTGGTGCGCTATCTGTCAACCAATATTGCGGTACTGCGACGCGGCCGGCTGGTTGAATTCGGCACGCGCGATGCGATCTGCGACGCTCCGCAGCAGGACTATACCAAGGCGCTGATCCAGGCAACTCCGGAGCTGCGAATGGCATAG
- a CDS encoding sulfite exporter TauE/SafE family protein has product MHVRWDGNHIWLVVASLIAGGLNAVAGGGSFLSFPALLQVGVLQIQANATNTVALWPGQLTSIAAYFEDLKHNLRLVLPLCVSAAIGGVAGGIVLLHTAQKTFLHLVPWLLLVAALLFAASTPISRWLQRRSRGKAPGSSHPSHLPLFIGMMVVCFYIGYFGAGAGFLIISLLAIFGIENINQINALKVVTTTLANGVAVLVFVVEKQVLWQHCLLMMLTAAMGGYFGARFSRKLNPVLMRSAVVCLGLGMAAYFFWKQS; this is encoded by the coding sequence ATGCACGTGAGATGGGATGGAAATCATATTTGGCTTGTTGTTGCCTCGCTGATTGCGGGCGGTTTGAACGCCGTGGCGGGCGGCGGTTCGTTTCTCTCTTTTCCGGCGTTGTTGCAGGTAGGCGTGTTGCAGATTCAGGCGAATGCGACGAACACGGTCGCGCTGTGGCCCGGACAACTTACGTCGATCGCGGCATATTTTGAGGACCTGAAGCACAATCTGCGCCTCGTGCTGCCGCTATGCGTCTCAGCAGCCATTGGTGGCGTGGCGGGCGGCATTGTGCTTCTGCACACTGCCCAGAAAACTTTTCTGCATCTGGTTCCGTGGCTGCTGCTCGTGGCTGCGCTTCTTTTTGCGGCAAGCACGCCTATTTCCCGCTGGCTGCAAAGGCGCAGCCGAGGGAAAGCACCGGGCTCCAGCCATCCATCGCATCTGCCACTTTTTATCGGGATGATGGTGGTCTGTTTCTATATTGGTTATTTTGGAGCGGGCGCGGGGTTTCTGATCATCTCACTACTGGCGATTTTTGGGATTGAGAATATCAATCAGATCAATGCGCTCAAAGTTGTGACGACGACGCTGGCGAATGGCGTGGCCGTGCTGGTTTTCGTCGTAGAGAAGCAGGTGTTGTGGCAGCATTGCCTGCTGATGATGCTGACCGCTGCAATGGGCGGCTACTTCGGCGCGCGCTTTTCGCGCAAGCTCAATCCTGTGCTGATGCGATCGGCTGTGGTTTGTCTGGGTTTGGGCATGGCTGCGTATTTTTTCTGGAAGCAAAGCTGA
- a CDS encoding DUF971 domain-containing protein: MSHEGIRFITEEEARRAQAAESELSVEAKTPAKVRVDKTGGTGMEIEWKDGHTSRWTFGWLRDACPCATCHDEREKSGRRPGEAKAKPQTLLPMYQAPPRPESVTPVGRYAISFHWNDGHQSGIYSWDYLRRHCGCAECATAP; the protein is encoded by the coding sequence ATGAGTCACGAGGGAATCCGCTTCATCACTGAGGAAGAGGCACGCCGTGCGCAGGCCGCAGAGAGCGAGTTGTCGGTCGAGGCGAAGACTCCGGCCAAGGTGCGCGTGGACAAGACCGGAGGCACCGGTATGGAGATCGAATGGAAAGACGGGCATACGAGCCGCTGGACCTTTGGATGGCTGCGCGATGCCTGCCCATGCGCGACTTGCCATGATGAGCGGGAGAAATCGGGACGCAGGCCGGGTGAGGCGAAGGCGAAACCGCAGACGCTGTTGCCGATGTACCAGGCTCCACCGCGGCCTGAGTCGGTGACGCCGGTGGGGCGGTATGCGATCAGCTTTCACTGGAATGACGGGCACCAGAGCGGGATTTATTCCTGGGATTATTTACGACGGCATTGTGGGTGTGCCGAGTGTGCCACAGCACCATAG
- a CDS encoding TIGR00730 family Rossman fold protein yields MPTSTNPRICVFCGSADGADPIYAQTAKELGQRMAAAGIGLIYGGATVGLMGILADAVIAGGAEVVGVMPDVLMDREIAHRNVTHFHVVKTMHERKALMYDHADAFIALPGGYGTLDEFIEIVTWAQLKLHQKPCILINANGYYDGFLTFLDHAMSQGFLKPENRKLIQVAKNAASALGIAHNHWKTQRTTPLHDEKLDELIGR; encoded by the coding sequence ATGCCCACCTCCACCAATCCACGCATCTGCGTCTTCTGCGGATCAGCCGACGGAGCCGATCCCATCTACGCCCAGACCGCAAAAGAATTAGGCCAGCGCATGGCCGCAGCCGGCATCGGCCTCATCTACGGAGGAGCCACCGTCGGCCTCATGGGCATCCTCGCTGACGCCGTCATCGCCGGAGGCGCGGAAGTCGTCGGCGTCATGCCCGACGTGCTCATGGACCGCGAAATCGCGCACCGCAACGTCACGCACTTCCACGTCGTCAAGACCATGCACGAGCGCAAAGCCCTCATGTACGACCACGCCGACGCCTTCATCGCGCTCCCCGGCGGCTACGGCACGCTCGACGAGTTCATCGAGATCGTCACCTGGGCCCAACTCAAGCTCCACCAGAAGCCCTGCATCCTCATCAACGCAAATGGCTACTACGACGGCTTCCTCACCTTCCTCGACCACGCCATGTCGCAAGGCTTCCTCAAACCCGAAAACCGCAAGCTGATTCAGGTAGCCAAAAACGCGGCATCCGCGTTAGGCATCGCGCACAACCATTGGAAGACACAAAGAACTACACCACTGCATGATGAAAAGCTCGATGAGCTGATCGGAAGATAA